GTCCTAAGTAAATACATCACAGTCATCAGGCATTAGTAAATACCTAACCAGGAAATACTAGTGTCTTTAATATACAATCATAAATGTATCAATCAAACATGGCTCTGCGGAGccctgggcaaaaaaaaaaaaaaaaaaaaaaaaaatgaaacccagAGTAGAGAGGTAGACAGGGCagagttgatttttttccccacttttcaagtattttattccATTCCCCTACAGTAGAAGACTCACACCAGAGGGCAGATGAATCGCCAGCACCACACAGAACCACAACTATAGTGCACAGAACGTGTCAGCTACCAGTATGGaaacatgaagaccagaaacaccTTGCacgacccccacccccacccccacccccttcggTCCTGCCACTGGAACTGCCCTCCTTACCCACTCCTTTCCTCACTGTCTCAGTCCATGTCACAACACAGCAAAGTCAGAAAATGAGGAGGTAGGCACACAGGCTGAGCCACttccaagcaaaaacaaaaataatatttgacCTCCAGTTTCAAAATACCGTTATTTCTTTCTCTAAGACATTACTAAGAGGCCCAGGCTGGGAAAGCTGGGACACATGGCTTAAATATCAGTCAGGTTCAGGTCACCCCAGCAAAGGAAGCAGGCTGTTCAATGGAGTGGCGGAAGGTCTTGGAagtttcttcaaattctttctgCTTGCTGTTGGTCTCCTTTGCAATTTTGTTCTTGGCTCTTTCTTTGTTCAGTTTCCAATATTCAGTGAGAGTTAGTTCTTCAAACTGATTCTTGACAGTAAGGAAGGCACACCCAGGCGAGTGTTTCTTGTGCTCCTCTATGATATTGTCATCGGGTTCCCAGTCTTTCAACTCCTTACAGCAGAAAAAACACTGGGCCAAGTCAGGCTTATTCTCGGTAGGGCAGTGGATGAAGCCAGCTTTCGCCATCCGCTTTGGGACGCAGGAGCAGCCTTCCAGGAATGGCCAGTTCTTGAAGGTGGAGATGGGGTGGTCCATGAGATACAGCTGCCAGGTCTGTGATTCAAGGGCAGAGTTGATTCTAATGCTTGTCCTGAAAATGGTAACAAGATGGACTTGACAGGCACATTTTAAATTTCCACTGTGTGGCCAAAAGTCAGATTCTCTTGCTTATTTCGTTCATATACCAAGAGTGTTAGCCAAATTCTAAACATTTTTCTACACAGTTATATTCCTCATGAGACAAATACATAAATGGAGGCCATTTTTGTAAAAGGTAATAATATTGTATTATAGATAAAATACAAAGTGTCTAGCTCTAATAAATAGAAGATTTTACATTTACCTCAGGGAAGGTCAGTCTCTTTCACAGGCTCACCTAATGGACAGGCCAGCTAGAATGCCCTTAATATCTTAGTGTCAACTCATTTAGATCATATTTGCATCTGCAAAATGACTTCATAATGGTACCTGGATTAGTGCTTGATGGAATAGCTGAGAGATGTGAGGACATTAGAGAACAGGACTATTGGGATCATCCTAGACCACCTCTGCCAGAGACCCACAGGTCTCCATGGTATCAGAGAGGTTGTGTTCTCATACAGACTGAGGCAGAATTGCTTCCAGGCTCACATAGTATATTAGCATAATCCCTTTCTTTCTGGCTGTGGAATGGAAGGCATTGATTTTTGTTGGCTAATGGATGGAAAACTCTCACTTGTACCTGCCTGGTAACTCTCCTCAGGAGAAGTTGTTCATAACATAGTTGCTTGACTCTGAAGGACAGCAAGAGAATCCCCCAAATTCAATGTCTGCTAAGACTGGATCTTACCTCGTGTCATCTAATCACAAGACTATTAGACACTCACCTTCCATATTCTGCAGGGTCAGAGAAGGCAACAATTTTCTGTATAAAAATGTCCTATACCCTTAAGAGGTAAAAATTCTAAAGATCATCCTTCTACTTTGAAgaatttaaaaggttttattgtGATATGCCTGTGGCAATATCAAAACAATAGAGATAATCTATTAGAATTCTGTGTAGTGGATTATAGATTATATATACATAGTGGGGCCAATTTTTTTCGATCAAAGTACATTTGTATCTTAAAATCATTGCTTTATACAAAAATCAGTGCCTCTCTAAGATACAGGTGTGTAGGAGATGACATTTAATACAACTCATAGATAATCTGCCCTTTCAATTAGTGATTCTTTCAGAACAATGGGAAATAATTAATCCTATAGCTTCTCCCATGCATCTGTctgctttggaattttttttctttatgt
This sequence is a window from Peromyscus eremicus chromosome 5, PerEre_H2_v1, whole genome shotgun sequence. Protein-coding genes within it:
- the LOC131911126 gene encoding baculoviral IAP repeat-containing protein 5-like, which translates into the protein MSGEKAEHEAYIMRQEAEKEQGLYSPFHETSIRINSALESQTWQLYLMDHPISTFKNWPFLEGCSCVPKRMAKAGFIHCPTENKPDLAQCFFCCKELKDWEPDDNIIEEHKKHSPGCAFLTVKNQFEELTLTEYWKLNKERAKNKIAKETNSKQKEFEETSKTFRHSIEQPASFAGVT